From a region of the Corallococcus coralloides DSM 2259 genome:
- a CDS encoding DUF6285 domain-containing protein, with amino-acid sequence MREQPDGAALLAIAREVLLRELLPGLPEDKVYAARMIANAMGIAERQLRAGEGPAQEERGALVALLQREGELAELNRELAARIRQGAFDGNREAWSLLWDSTIQRVRESAPKALPASDRMG; translated from the coding sequence ATGCGTGAACAGCCGGACGGGGCCGCGCTGCTGGCGATTGCCCGCGAGGTGCTGCTCCGGGAGCTGCTGCCTGGATTGCCGGAGGACAAGGTCTACGCGGCGCGGATGATCGCCAACGCGATGGGCATCGCGGAGCGGCAACTCCGCGCGGGTGAGGGGCCAGCGCAGGAGGAACGCGGGGCGCTGGTGGCCCTGCTCCAGCGCGAAGGGGAGCTCGCGGAGCTGAACCGCGAGCTGGCGGCGCGGATCCGTCAGGGTGCTTTCGACGGGAACCGCGAAGCCTGGTCTTTGCTGTGGGACTCCACCATCCAGCGGGTGCGGGAGAGCGCACCGAAGGCCCTGCCTGCTTCCGACCGGATGGGGTAG
- a CDS encoding SDR family NAD(P)-dependent oxidoreductase: MSVDAFGLEGRRALVTGASGGLGLHFAEVLARAGAEVVLAARRADRLAAEVERLRELGLRAHAVSMDVTLAASVQAGVAEAEALAGGVLDVLVNNAGVSGEGFFLQVEEADWDTVIDTNLKGSYLVSRTVARRLVEQGSPGSIIHIASILGLRVAGGVAPYGASKAGLIHLTKAMALELARHRIRVNALAPGYIETDFNRTFFAKDAGQKLLARIPFRRLGHMRELDGPLLLLASEAGSYMSGSVIEVDGGHLCSTL; this comes from the coding sequence ATGAGTGTGGATGCGTTTGGTCTGGAGGGACGCCGTGCGCTGGTGACGGGCGCCTCTGGAGGATTGGGTTTGCACTTCGCGGAGGTGCTGGCCCGGGCGGGCGCGGAGGTGGTGTTGGCGGCGCGGCGCGCGGACCGGCTGGCCGCGGAGGTGGAGCGGCTGCGGGAGCTGGGGCTGCGCGCCCACGCGGTGTCCATGGACGTGACGCTCGCGGCATCCGTGCAGGCGGGCGTGGCCGAGGCGGAGGCGCTGGCGGGCGGGGTGCTGGATGTGCTCGTCAACAACGCGGGCGTGTCCGGCGAGGGCTTCTTCCTCCAGGTGGAGGAGGCGGACTGGGACACGGTCATCGATACGAACCTCAAGGGGTCGTATCTCGTGTCGAGGACCGTGGCGCGGCGGCTGGTGGAGCAGGGCTCTCCGGGCAGCATCATCCACATCGCATCCATCCTGGGGCTGCGGGTGGCCGGTGGCGTGGCTCCGTATGGTGCCTCCAAGGCCGGGTTGATCCACCTCACCAAGGCCATGGCGTTGGAGCTGGCGCGGCACCGGATCCGCGTGAACGCGCTGGCTCCCGGCTACATCGAGACGGACTTCAACCGGACCTTCTTCGCGAAGGACGCGGGACAGAAGCTGCTCGCTCGCATTCCCTTCCGGCGGCTGGGCCACATGCGGGAGCTCGATGGGCCGCTGCTGCTGCTGGCTTCGGAGGCCGGCAGTTACATGAGCGGTTCGGTCATTGAAGTGGATGGTGGCCACCTCTGCTCGACCCTGTAG
- a CDS encoding leucine-rich repeat domain-containing protein, which translates to MKKKASPSPARDLPFEILTWSQVRDEVKAPGNREDDWDRVLVLTGNVVMPYDLGLDFHQGIFAQDDEDAPPFTGLIVRGDLTVEGCVLNWENDFGPFLQVHGNLVAKRIAIGGARLHVSGDVTTEDLVAVYNHGSVSVGGNLKARTLASHYSFNVAGAVDAHRYLGQDSKVFAVAGGVEDVKDPYEGKGVFVPAVVRDGRVDLEKVRARLAAGKPVARDAFTSIREAFRQLVAKKIAEPDKVKSLTLEDKGLTSLPEELFLFRKLEKLNLRRNNLRVLPEELGQLTELRELDLRSNGLLELPESIGELKKLRVLDLEANCLWRLPESLAGCVELRRVNLINNPHAYVRRAFGSWKQVQLMFDFPEVLTRLPKLEVLTFEGTPLRTLPTRRFDSTALSKATVLRSLVTQVDPELHAQLQVDVERSREKAAAYIGYWFKPETVSLESFYDAKTDRYDFAELLALLALLLRINIPTAAPYEEALAKFRGQSQGIARYLDWDGDKPRHVHALFGALRDALGPLGEPYPGDALIAGLRDVFAAHAG; encoded by the coding sequence ATGAAGAAGAAGGCGTCCCCGTCTCCCGCCCGCGACCTGCCGTTCGAAATCCTCACCTGGTCCCAGGTTCGCGACGAGGTGAAGGCCCCTGGCAATCGCGAGGATGACTGGGACCGCGTGCTCGTCCTCACCGGGAATGTCGTCATGCCCTACGACCTGGGGCTGGACTTCCACCAGGGAATCTTCGCGCAGGACGACGAGGATGCGCCTCCGTTCACCGGCCTCATCGTGCGAGGCGACCTCACCGTCGAAGGCTGCGTGCTCAACTGGGAGAACGACTTCGGGCCGTTCCTCCAGGTGCACGGCAACCTCGTCGCGAAGCGCATCGCCATCGGCGGTGCCCGGCTTCACGTCTCCGGCGATGTGACGACCGAAGACCTGGTGGCGGTCTACAACCACGGCAGCGTCTCCGTGGGAGGCAACCTCAAGGCCCGCACCCTTGCCTCGCATTACTCCTTCAACGTGGCGGGCGCTGTCGATGCGCACCGCTACCTGGGCCAGGACTCGAAGGTGTTCGCGGTGGCCGGCGGGGTGGAGGACGTGAAGGACCCCTACGAAGGGAAGGGCGTCTTCGTCCCGGCGGTGGTGAGGGACGGCCGCGTCGATCTGGAGAAGGTGCGGGCCCGGCTGGCGGCGGGCAAGCCCGTCGCTCGCGACGCGTTCACCAGCATCCGGGAGGCGTTCCGTCAGCTCGTCGCGAAGAAGATCGCGGAGCCCGACAAGGTCAAGAGCCTCACGCTGGAGGACAAGGGGCTCACGTCCCTGCCGGAGGAGCTCTTCCTGTTCCGCAAGCTGGAGAAGCTCAACCTCCGGCGCAACAACCTCCGCGTGCTCCCGGAGGAGCTGGGGCAGCTCACGGAGCTGCGCGAGCTGGACCTGCGGAGCAATGGCCTGTTGGAGCTGCCGGAGTCCATCGGCGAGCTCAAGAAGCTGCGGGTCCTGGACCTGGAAGCCAACTGCCTCTGGCGGCTGCCGGAGTCACTGGCCGGATGCGTCGAGCTGCGGCGGGTGAATCTGATCAACAACCCCCACGCCTACGTCCGGCGGGCCTTCGGGAGCTGGAAGCAGGTCCAGCTCATGTTCGACTTCCCGGAGGTCCTCACGCGGTTGCCGAAGCTGGAGGTGCTCACCTTCGAGGGAACGCCGCTGCGCACGCTGCCGACGCGGCGCTTCGACAGCACGGCCTTGAGCAAGGCCACGGTCCTCAGGTCGCTGGTGACGCAGGTGGATCCGGAGCTGCACGCCCAGCTCCAGGTGGACGTGGAGCGCAGCCGCGAGAAGGCGGCGGCCTATATCGGCTACTGGTTCAAGCCGGAGACCGTGAGCCTGGAGTCCTTCTACGACGCGAAGACGGACCGCTACGACTTCGCGGAGCTCCTCGCGCTGCTGGCGCTGCTCTTGCGCATCAACATCCCCACGGCGGCTCCCTACGAAGAGGCGCTGGCGAAGTTCCGGGGGCAGAGCCAGGGGATCGCCCGGTACCTGGACTGGGACGGCGACAAGCCCCGGCACGTCCACGCGCTCTTCGGAGCGCTGCGCGACGCGCTGGGGCCGCTGGGCGAGCCGTATCCCGGCGACGCGCTCATCGCGGGCCTGCGGGACGTCTTCGCGGCCCACGCTGGCTGA
- a CDS encoding phosphotransferase family protein — MREEHKHALESFLATKAEAREVRLIDARLLSGGAIQENWLLTAAVSGGPHDGVLECVLRSDAASGVSVSHGRAQEFALLKEAFRAGVTVPEPLWLGDSSVLGRAFFVMRKARGTAAGHRIVKDLGLGGDREALTERLGEELARLHAIRPPVEALSFLPVPALSPALRGVKEFQSFLAGHHTAFPALEWGIRWLERHAPRTPELVLTHRDFRTGNYMLDEAGLTAVLDWEFAAWSDPLEDIGWFCARCWRFGQFDKEAGGIGSREALARGYARVSGRQLDWASVRYWEVFAHARWAVIAVQQGERHVSGREPSLELALTAHVVPELELELLSMTGGRNA; from the coding sequence ATGCGCGAGGAACACAAGCACGCGCTGGAGTCCTTCCTGGCAACGAAGGCGGAGGCCCGCGAGGTGCGGCTCATTGATGCGCGACTGCTCTCCGGGGGCGCCATCCAGGAGAACTGGCTGCTGACGGCGGCGGTGAGCGGAGGGCCGCATGATGGCGTGCTGGAGTGCGTGCTGCGCTCCGATGCGGCGTCGGGCGTCTCCGTGTCGCACGGCCGGGCCCAGGAGTTCGCGCTGCTGAAAGAGGCCTTCCGCGCGGGCGTGACGGTGCCGGAGCCGCTGTGGCTGGGAGACAGCTCCGTGCTCGGGCGCGCGTTCTTCGTGATGCGCAAGGCGCGCGGGACCGCCGCCGGCCATCGCATCGTGAAGGACCTGGGGCTGGGCGGAGACCGCGAGGCGCTGACCGAACGGCTGGGAGAGGAGCTGGCGCGGCTGCATGCCATCCGTCCTCCCGTGGAGGCCCTGTCCTTCCTTCCGGTGCCGGCGCTGTCGCCCGCGCTGCGGGGGGTGAAGGAGTTCCAATCCTTCCTGGCCGGCCACCACACGGCGTTCCCCGCGCTGGAGTGGGGGATCCGCTGGCTGGAGCGGCATGCGCCCAGGACGCCGGAGCTGGTGCTGACGCACCGGGATTTCCGCACGGGCAATTACATGCTGGACGAAGCCGGGCTCACGGCCGTGCTGGATTGGGAGTTCGCGGCGTGGTCGGACCCGCTGGAGGACATCGGGTGGTTCTGCGCGCGGTGCTGGCGCTTCGGCCAGTTCGACAAGGAGGCGGGAGGCATCGGCTCCCGTGAGGCGCTGGCGCGAGGCTATGCGCGCGTGAGCGGACGCCAGCTGGATTGGGCGTCGGTGCGTTACTGGGAGGTCTTCGCCCACGCGCGTTGGGCTGTGATTGCCGTGCAGCAGGGGGAGCGCCATGTGTCCGGCCGCGAGCCTTCGCTGGAGCTGGCGCTGACGGCGCATGTGGTGCCGGAACTGGAGCTGGAACTTCTTTCGATGACGGGAGGACGGAATGCGTGA
- a CDS encoding acyl-CoA dehydrogenase family protein codes for MDFSLSPEIEAYRLRVREFVATHVLPLEKQPDAFDAHENLREEMVARVRELARAQGLWAFQMPKARGGQGLGVVGMAACYEEAARSPFGPVMFNAAPPDDGNMIVLEKVLATEALKQRWLQPIIDGKVRSAFAMTEPDGCGSDPSLTYTRAEKQGGEWVLTGRKWFITGAQGAQHFIVVARTSDDERKGLTAFLFDASQPGWRIERRIPIMGPEEHGGHCELVFEGLRIPDEHRLLGVGDGLKVTQIRLGTARLTHCMRWLGLAKRCLEEAGGYVSRRMSFGETLAQHEGVQWMLGDAAKDIHIGRLLTMSAAWKLDQGDFARTDISIAKIHVADALHKAADTAIQLMGARGYSKDTLVEWIYRYARQARLVDGASEIHKMVLSRAYLAEGADFFRWGVG; via the coding sequence ATGGACTTCTCTCTTTCCCCTGAAATCGAAGCGTACCGGCTGCGCGTGCGTGAGTTCGTGGCCACGCATGTGCTGCCGCTGGAGAAGCAGCCGGACGCGTTCGACGCGCACGAGAACCTCCGTGAGGAGATGGTGGCTCGGGTGCGCGAGCTGGCCCGCGCGCAGGGGCTCTGGGCCTTCCAGATGCCGAAGGCGCGCGGAGGGCAGGGCCTGGGCGTGGTGGGCATGGCGGCCTGTTACGAGGAGGCCGCCCGTTCGCCCTTCGGGCCCGTGATGTTCAACGCCGCGCCTCCGGATGACGGCAACATGATCGTCCTGGAGAAGGTGCTCGCGACGGAGGCGCTCAAGCAGCGCTGGTTGCAGCCCATCATCGACGGCAAGGTGCGCTCCGCCTTCGCGATGACGGAGCCAGACGGCTGCGGCTCCGACCCGTCCCTCACCTATACGCGGGCGGAGAAGCAGGGCGGCGAATGGGTGCTCACGGGCCGCAAGTGGTTCATCACCGGGGCCCAGGGCGCGCAGCACTTCATCGTGGTGGCGCGCACCTCCGACGACGAGCGCAAGGGGCTCACTGCCTTCCTCTTCGACGCCAGCCAGCCTGGATGGCGCATCGAGCGACGCATCCCCATCATGGGCCCCGAGGAGCACGGCGGGCATTGCGAGCTCGTCTTCGAAGGGCTGCGCATCCCGGACGAGCATCGGCTGCTGGGCGTGGGTGATGGCCTCAAGGTGACGCAGATCCGCCTGGGCACGGCGCGTCTCACGCACTGCATGCGCTGGCTGGGATTGGCGAAGCGGTGCCTGGAGGAGGCGGGCGGCTACGTCTCGCGGCGGATGAGCTTCGGGGAGACCCTTGCTCAGCACGAGGGCGTGCAGTGGATGCTGGGCGATGCGGCCAAGGACATCCACATCGGGCGGCTGCTGACCATGAGCGCCGCCTGGAAGCTGGACCAGGGGGACTTCGCGCGCACGGACATCTCCATCGCGAAGATCCACGTGGCGGATGCGCTGCACAAGGCCGCGGACACGGCCATCCAGTTGATGGGCGCCCGGGGCTACTCCAAGGACACGCTCGTTGAATGGATCTACCGGTACGCGCGCCAGGCGCGACTGGTGGATGGGGCCAGCGAAATCCACAAGATGGTGCTGTCGCGTGCGTACCTGGCGGAGGGCGCGGACTTCTTCCGGTGGGGAGTGGGGTGA
- a CDS encoding FAD-binding oxidoreductase, protein MRTESVTGGPRVEIPSRAEALHEAKVEAISQQLRQRKGKGPASFKKKSPPHSVPKRFDARRRDEKVDLGDLDAILDIDPVGMTCTAEPAVTFDEVVRATLPHGLIPFIVPEHKTITLGGAIAGCSIESMSFRQGGFHDTCLEYEVITAKGDVLRCSPTNEPLLFQMMHGSFGTLGILSKVRFKLTRCTPYVRVTNETHSTLESFQQGIWHHFQEPGADYLDGQIFSPTKHVLCVGHFVDRAPYVNRYDWLTAYCESIPRRSEDYLPTYDYLFRYNRGVTHVKPKNLLARALFGRLIHSDSVLRTANRFTQLLPKKDPPVIVDVFVPFSRTAAFMDWYHREMRHSPVWCVPFRRTRDYEWLTPQWWSGMKDPLFLDLAVYGMPQPPGRNVYKELEEELQRVNGTKTLISYNYYDEQTFWSIWNRETYQAVKQRTDPDNLFRDLYVKTCKAALGL, encoded by the coding sequence ATGCGCACGGAGTCGGTGACAGGTGGTCCCCGCGTAGAAATCCCTTCACGGGCGGAGGCGCTCCACGAAGCGAAGGTCGAAGCCATCAGCCAGCAGTTGCGGCAGCGCAAGGGCAAGGGCCCCGCGTCCTTCAAGAAGAAGTCCCCACCCCACAGCGTCCCCAAGCGGTTCGATGCGCGGCGCCGCGACGAGAAGGTGGACCTGGGCGACCTGGACGCCATCCTCGACATCGACCCCGTGGGGATGACCTGCACCGCCGAGCCCGCGGTCACCTTCGACGAGGTCGTCCGAGCGACGCTGCCGCACGGGCTCATCCCGTTCATCGTCCCCGAGCACAAGACCATCACGCTTGGGGGTGCCATCGCGGGGTGCTCCATCGAGTCCATGTCCTTCCGCCAGGGCGGCTTCCACGACACGTGTCTGGAGTACGAGGTCATCACCGCGAAGGGAGACGTGTTGCGCTGCTCACCGACGAACGAGCCGCTCCTCTTCCAGATGATGCACGGCTCGTTCGGGACGCTGGGCATCCTGTCCAAGGTGCGCTTCAAGCTCACGCGCTGCACGCCCTACGTCCGGGTGACGAACGAGACGCACTCCACCCTGGAGTCCTTCCAGCAGGGCATCTGGCACCACTTCCAGGAGCCGGGCGCGGACTACCTGGACGGGCAGATCTTCTCCCCCACGAAGCACGTGCTGTGCGTGGGCCACTTCGTGGACCGGGCGCCGTACGTGAACCGCTACGACTGGCTCACGGCCTACTGCGAGAGCATCCCGCGCCGGAGCGAGGACTACCTCCCGACGTATGACTACCTCTTCCGCTACAACCGGGGTGTCACGCACGTCAAACCGAAGAACCTCCTCGCGCGGGCGCTGTTCGGCAGGCTCATCCACTCCGACAGCGTGCTGAGGACCGCCAACCGCTTCACCCAGCTGCTGCCGAAGAAGGACCCGCCGGTCATCGTGGACGTGTTCGTCCCGTTCTCGCGCACGGCCGCGTTCATGGACTGGTACCACCGCGAGATGCGCCACTCCCCCGTCTGGTGCGTGCCCTTCCGGCGGACGCGCGACTACGAGTGGCTGACGCCCCAGTGGTGGTCCGGAATGAAGGACCCGCTGTTCCTCGACCTGGCGGTGTACGGCATGCCGCAGCCGCCGGGCCGCAACGTCTACAAGGAGCTGGAAGAGGAGCTCCAGCGCGTCAACGGCACCAAGACGCTCATCTCCTACAACTACTACGACGAGCAGACCTTCTGGAGCATCTGGAACCGCGAGACGTACCAGGCCGTGAAGCAGCGCACGGACCCGGACAACCTCTTCCGGGACCTGTACGTGAAGACGTGCAAGGCGGCGCTCGGCCTCTAG
- a CDS encoding enoyl-CoA hydratase-related protein codes for MSYQHIRVSYADRVANVELHRPEARNGFTVLMADELAAALAAADADEAVRVVILSGAGKDFCVGADLSGQSLEVTNTDIPGGAWVEPATRVARQLFMLRKPVIAAIQGAAVGVGSTMILPADFRLAARNSRFGFVFSRRGIYPEAGSCWFLPRLVGLGRAMDWMVSGRLVPAEEALGAGLVQSLHEPEALADAAQALARELVDSTAPVSVAVIRQALYRMSALPSPEPAFALDSQLIASLGESADALEGVMAFMQKRPARFSRTVTQDLPTFLPWQEARR; via the coding sequence ATGAGCTACCAACACATCCGCGTTTCCTATGCGGACCGGGTCGCCAATGTGGAACTGCACCGGCCTGAAGCGCGCAATGGCTTCACCGTGCTCATGGCGGACGAGCTGGCGGCCGCGCTCGCCGCTGCGGACGCGGACGAAGCGGTGCGGGTGGTCATCCTGTCGGGGGCCGGCAAGGACTTCTGCGTGGGGGCGGACCTCAGCGGCCAGTCCCTGGAGGTCACGAACACAGACATCCCCGGCGGTGCCTGGGTCGAACCGGCGACGCGTGTCGCGCGCCAGCTGTTCATGTTGAGAAAGCCAGTCATCGCCGCCATCCAGGGCGCGGCAGTGGGCGTGGGCTCCACGATGATCCTCCCCGCGGACTTCCGGCTCGCGGCCAGGAACAGCCGTTTCGGATTTGTCTTCAGCCGGCGAGGCATCTACCCGGAAGCGGGCTCCTGCTGGTTCCTGCCCCGGCTGGTGGGCCTGGGCCGCGCAATGGACTGGATGGTGAGTGGCCGGCTCGTGCCGGCGGAGGAGGCGCTCGGCGCGGGGCTCGTCCAATCCCTCCATGAACCCGAGGCCCTGGCCGACGCCGCGCAAGCACTCGCCAGGGAGCTGGTGGATTCGACCGCGCCGGTGTCCGTGGCCGTCATCCGTCAGGCGCTCTACCGGATGAGCGCCCTCCCCTCGCCGGAGCCCGCGTTCGCCCTGGACAGCCAGCTCATCGCGAGCCTCGGAGAGAGCGCGGACGCGCTAGAAGGCGTCATGGCCTTCATGCAGAAGCGACCCGCGCGGTTCTCCCGGACGGTGACCCAGGACCTACCCACGTTCCTCCCCT